DNA from Pseudomonas mendocina:
GAACAACACAGGAGTCGGTGATGAGCTATCAGCACCAGTACGTCGACGGTACCACCGTCCATTTTCCCATCGGCAAGGTGGTCTGCATTGGTCGCAACTACGCCGAACACGCCAAGGAACTGAACAACCCGGTACCCACCGAGCCGTTGCTCTTCATCAAGCCAGGTTCCTGCGTGGTGCCGCTCGACGGCGGCTTCGCCATCCCCGAGGATCGCGGCTCTGTGCATTACGAGGCGGAAATCGCCGTGCTTATCGGCAAACCACTGTCGAAAAAGCCGGACGCCGAAGAAGTGCGTGACGCCATCAGCGGCTTCGCTCCGGCGCTCGATCTGACCTTGCGTGACGTGCAGGCCAGGCTCAAGGAAAAGGGCTACCCCTGGGAAATCGCCAAGAGCTTCGACGGTGCCTGCGTGCTGGCGCCCTTCGTGCCGGGCGATGCCATCGAGGATCTGGCTGATATCGGCATCCGCCTGGTGATTGGTGGTGAAACCCGTCAGGACGGCAACAGCCGCGACATGCTCAATCCCATCCTGCCGATGATCCAGCATATGGCCGGCCACTTTGCCCTGCAGCCGGGTGATGTGATTCTCACCGGTACACCGGTAGGAGTCGGCGTGCTGAACAAGGGCGACGAGCTGGTGTTGGAGCTGGTCGGTCACAGTCGCTTCACTAGCCGCGTGCTATAAGAGATTCCCAGTGCCTACACGCTGAAGCCAGCCGCCGTCCAGCGGACGGCGGAACTCCTTTCGACAATGGATGTCGGATTGCCATCATGCAGCCGAGCCGTAGCCGATGCCCGCTCTCCTTCGTAGAATTCGCCGCCCCCGCTACTGGCTTTCAGGCCTGGCAGTCGTCGCCCTGAGTGCACTGGCGCAGACCCAGCACTGGGATGACCGCGCCCAGCTATGGTTGCAGGAACGTTCGACGCCGTTGGTCGACCGTCTGGCCAGTGTCTGGTTGCCCGGTTACCGCGCGGTGATCCAGGCCAAGGTCCTGGCCGGCCTGGAGAAGGACGAGACCTCGGGGCTTACCTACAACTCGCAGACCGGCACACTGTTCACCGTCACCGGCAAGAACCCCCTGTTGGTAGAACTGTCGCGTGAGGGTGAAATCCTGCGGCGCATTGAGCTCAAGGGTTTCGCCGACCCGGAAGGCGTGGAGATGATGGACAACGGTCGGATGGCCATCGTCGACGAGCGGCGCCGTCAGCTCACCACCTTCATGCTGGGCGACGACGATCTGGAGTTGAACGCGGCCGACTTGCCCGGTTTCGACCTGGGCTTCGCCGAGTCAGGCAACAAGGGCTTCGAAGGACTGGGCTGGGATTCGCGT
Protein-coding regions in this window:
- a CDS encoding fumarylacetoacetate hydrolase family protein, with the translated sequence MSYQHQYVDGTTVHFPIGKVVCIGRNYAEHAKELNNPVPTEPLLFIKPGSCVVPLDGGFAIPEDRGSVHYEAEIAVLIGKPLSKKPDAEEVRDAISGFAPALDLTLRDVQARLKEKGYPWEIAKSFDGACVLAPFVPGDAIEDLADIGIRLVIGGETRQDGNSRDMLNPILPMIQHMAGHFALQPGDVILTGTPVGVGVLNKGDELVLELVGHSRFTSRVL
- a CDS encoding SdiA-regulated domain-containing protein, with translation MPALLRRIRRPRYWLSGLAVVALSALAQTQHWDDRAQLWLQERSTPLVDRLASVWLPGYRAVIQAKVLAGLEKDETSGLTYNSQTGTLFTVTGKNPLLVELSREGEILRRIELKGFADPEGVEMMDNGRMAIVDERRRQLTTFMLGDDDLELNAADLPGFDLGFAESGNKGFEGLGWDSRSHSLLLGKERGPLGVFSMPFPGAGGDVGALHPLAFGNLGLLDISSLSVDERTGHVLVLSDESRMLLEIDRDGQPVSFLSLNAGLNGLEQGIKQAEGVTMDEDGNIYIVAEPNLFYVFSKPAPNAG